In the Gemmatimonadota bacterium genome, one interval contains:
- the typA gene encoding translational GTPase TypA, with translation MDIRNIAIIAHVDHGKTTLVDKMLRQAGAFRDNQVVAERVMDSNPLERERGITILAKNTAVTWKGTKINIVDTPGHADFGGEVERILRMVDGVLLVVDAFDGPMPQTRFVLRKALDLKRLPIVVINKIDRPGAEPLRVHDEVLDLFIELEADDSILDAPFIFASAREGVATADLSVTPVDLAPLFDAIVAHVPSPPSETEGTFQMLVSTLDYSPYLGRLAVGRVERGRVKLGQTVALLANDPTIPVVTSRVTKLYTHQGLDRIEVEVAEAGDIVALAGLEGVEIGSTLSDVETQERMEGISVEEPTISVDLMVNNSPFAGKDGKYVTSRQLRERLTKELERNVALKVEDTESTDTWTVSGRGELHLSILMETMRREGYEFQVSRPRVIPREGPNGEKLEPYEELMIDVPEAHLGVVIEKLGPRRAELIDMRNPGQGMVRVRYRIPARGLFGYRSEFLTDTRGTGIIHHRFLEYGAWAGTLEGRTRGTLVSMEQGSVVAFALGNLQERSTLFVSPGDAVYDGMIIGENSRPGDMDVNPTKEKKLTNMRSKSADDAIQLEPPRELTLEGALEYIEDDELIEVTPTAVRLRKRMLNAIDRKKLSREVKRERERASS, from the coding sequence ATGGATATCCGCAACATCGCCATCATCGCGCACGTCGACCACGGGAAGACGACCCTGGTCGACAAGATGCTTCGGCAAGCTGGTGCATTCCGGGACAATCAGGTCGTCGCTGAGCGCGTGATGGACTCCAATCCGCTCGAGCGTGAGCGGGGGATCACGATCCTCGCGAAGAACACCGCGGTCACCTGGAAGGGCACCAAGATCAACATCGTCGATACGCCCGGGCACGCCGACTTCGGCGGTGAAGTCGAGCGCATCCTCCGCATGGTCGACGGCGTCCTGCTCGTCGTCGATGCCTTCGACGGCCCGATGCCGCAGACCCGCTTCGTCCTGCGCAAGGCGCTCGACCTCAAGCGCCTGCCCATCGTGGTCATCAACAAGATCGATCGCCCTGGGGCCGAGCCGCTCCGGGTACACGATGAAGTGCTGGACCTGTTCATCGAACTCGAGGCCGACGACAGCATCCTCGACGCGCCCTTCATCTTCGCCTCCGCGCGCGAGGGGGTGGCCACCGCCGACCTGAGCGTCACGCCGGTCGACCTGGCCCCGCTGTTCGACGCGATCGTCGCCCACGTCCCGTCGCCGCCAAGCGAGACCGAGGGGACGTTCCAGATGCTCGTGTCGACGCTGGATTATTCGCCGTATCTCGGACGCCTCGCGGTGGGGCGGGTGGAGCGGGGGCGGGTCAAGCTGGGGCAGACGGTCGCCTTGCTGGCGAACGACCCCACGATTCCGGTCGTGACGTCGCGCGTGACCAAGCTGTACACGCACCAGGGGCTGGACCGCATCGAGGTGGAGGTCGCCGAGGCGGGCGACATCGTGGCGCTGGCCGGGCTGGAGGGGGTGGAGATCGGGAGTACGCTCTCGGACGTCGAGACCCAGGAGCGCATGGAGGGGATCTCGGTCGAGGAGCCGACCATCTCCGTCGACCTGATGGTCAACAACTCGCCGTTCGCCGGGAAGGACGGGAAGTACGTGACCTCGCGGCAGCTCCGCGAGCGCCTGACGAAGGAGCTCGAGCGGAACGTGGCGCTCAAGGTGGAGGATACCGAGTCGACTGACACGTGGACGGTGTCTGGGCGCGGCGAACTCCACCTGTCGATCCTGATGGAGACGATGCGGCGGGAGGGGTACGAGTTCCAGGTGTCACGCCCGCGGGTCATCCCGCGGGAGGGCCCTAACGGCGAGAAGCTCGAGCCGTACGAGGAGCTGATGATTGACGTCCCGGAGGCGCATCTCGGGGTGGTGATCGAGAAGCTCGGGCCTCGGCGGGCGGAGCTGATCGACATGCGGAATCCGGGACAGGGGATGGTACGGGTACGCTATCGGATTCCGGCGCGCGGCTTGTTCGGCTATCGCAGCGAGTTCCTGACCGATACGCGCGGCACGGGGATCATCCACCACCGGTTCCTGGAGTACGGGGCGTGGGCGGGGACGCTGGAGGGGCGGACGCGTGGGACGCTGGTGTCGATGGAGCAGGGGAGCGTGGTGGCGTTTGCGCTGGGGAACCTGCAGGAGCGGTCGACACTGTTTGTGAGTCCCGGCGATGCGGTGTACGACGGGATGATCATCGGGGAGAATTCGCGTCCGGGCGACATGGACGTGAATCCGACGAAGGAAAAGAAGCTGACGAACATGCGGTCGAAGTCAGCCGATGATGCGATTCAGTTGGAGCCGCCGCGGGAGTTGACGTTGGAAGGCGCGCTGGAGTACATAGAGGACGACGAGCTGATCGAGGTCACGCCGACCGCGGTACGATTGCGGAAGCGGATGTTGAATGCGATCGATCGCAAGAAGCTGTCCCGAGAGGTGAAGCGCGAACGGGAGCGCGCGTCATCGTAA
- a CDS encoding Ig-like domain-containing protein: MMPSRPSSPPSSLATRLASVAQALVRFRRRTVGAMGPRRAMMAATYALLLVSCDSPFAPDDQTVARLEPNPLSLSLTVGEARNVSIRVLDDAGKALDSRQVFWSSQNPAIATVTQAGLVTAVSQGGTQIAASAGGKSAILPVTVNARPVSLVRVTPSTATIVAGTTTALSAEALDAGGATVTGRPVIWATSNATIATVTSTGVVTGVAAGAANVTATVDGVAGASVVTVQPVPIASISLTPATGALILGQSLQLVATPRDAAGNALNGRSITWSSNAPTVASVSSTGLVTALATGAATITAASEGRSATSRLTVSLVPVDTVSVTPRTTTLAAGQVQQLTARVVDSAGNVLSGRAITWDTDQPTIATVSNSGLVTALTNGRATISASTGGKSGTATITVTPVPVASLSITPGSGTLLVGGTLQLSASARDASNNVLPGRVITWISGAPSVATVTQAGLVTAVGTGSALIFAASEGVSTSVSITVSSVGVASVRISPPSGSIAQARTLQLSATPVDAQGNTITGRTVSWNSSAPAVASVSSSGLVSGIAPGTANVTATVDGVVGTAPITVTPTPVATATIIPGAPTVTVGSTLTLTLLLADSSGAPLSLTGRNIGWAVSNQAIASVSTSGTVTALAPGTVTVQATVEGVIAQSFVTVTNIPVASVTLTPSTAALQLGQKQAVTAVARDASNNILIGRPVTWSSSAVTVATVGTSVTADTNTITTVGTGTATIRATIGGVTGVSTVSVTAVPIASISVSPTPVSVEELKTLQLTATARDAANNILTGRTLVWSSSNNAIASVSQTGLVTANVPGTVTISASAPGQGVNGTNPTPGTSAVTVTFAPVATATILPNNPLVTVGLTTQPSVTLNSSGGQVLSATGRTVSWSLVTSPANAATINATTGLVTGVAAGTGTITVSASSPGQGTPVTATAALTITAVQVARVAFTPLPGTLHIGSAYARTVTATAFDASNNPLPGRLIAWSSENSGISVSASSSTNGQVTITGNGSPATVKVYAQAQGGSGTVTDSIAVPTDFVAVGSASTVTLPGAQADSVIPGGANARSYTATPRDSAGNVISGAALGGRTPVWSLTGGATFASITPSGATATVTPNAPGTVTVQADWTTTQPSATLKILQPVSSILLTVAPDSFFIGGTAALVATARDASNSTIAGRTVAILSLTPSVVTVGTNIGTGSISTTVTGVSAPGGRAQATITASAPFDGISNSTTVRVLAPVSSITVATGGVDSIFVNGNIQATATLRDASNNVLTGRPITWNALPALVATAAQTGVITGVAAGTATIQADAEGRQGTKSLLVQEPVNSIAITTPDSSVFVGQTQQVAVVLQDRFNAALTGRLVTYTSSQTSVATVSSTGLVTAVASGTTNITATSEGKTSTAIPFTVSLVPVASVQVSATQPPNVHPTHTFPATVQAFDASNAPLGLGQRTIVWSSNNPAVATVAAGTAGSASITAVSVGTATITATVDGIGATTPITVVVKPVPVASVTLAPTTASIQVGSSAFLFTPTPRDSNGVAITGHTYTFSWSSGNVAKATVNPTNGTVAGVDSTAATPVQITATATSQGTAGNPNPSGSSALTVTLIPIGSVVISPSSETVTAGTSKSLMLEVRSAAVGGIALAGRRCTIASDDINKLTAVPATPIAGSPQDGLTDSSGQLVITITGVAPSGSADPTVTASCEGVQSNKASVVVQ; the protein is encoded by the coding sequence ATGATGCCGTCGCGCCCTTCGTCCCCGCCGTCGTCGCTCGCGACGCGCCTCGCCTCCGTGGCGCAGGCGCTCGTGCGCTTCCGGCGGCGCACGGTCGGCGCGATGGGACCCAGGCGCGCGATGATGGCGGCGACGTACGCACTCCTGCTCGTCTCGTGCGATTCTCCGTTCGCCCCCGACGACCAGACCGTCGCCCGGCTGGAACCCAATCCGCTCTCGCTCAGCCTCACCGTGGGCGAGGCGCGCAATGTCAGCATTCGTGTCCTCGACGACGCGGGGAAGGCGCTCGATAGTCGGCAGGTCTTCTGGTCGTCGCAGAACCCGGCGATCGCCACCGTGACACAGGCGGGGCTCGTCACCGCCGTGTCGCAGGGCGGGACCCAGATCGCGGCCAGCGCCGGCGGCAAGTCGGCGATCCTTCCGGTCACCGTCAACGCGCGCCCCGTCTCCCTGGTACGCGTCACCCCGTCGACCGCCACGATCGTCGCCGGGACCACCACGGCACTCAGCGCCGAAGCGCTCGACGCCGGTGGAGCGACCGTGACCGGACGTCCGGTCATCTGGGCCACCAGCAACGCCACCATCGCCACCGTCACGTCGACCGGCGTCGTCACCGGCGTCGCCGCCGGCGCCGCGAACGTCACGGCTACCGTCGACGGCGTCGCCGGCGCATCGGTCGTCACGGTGCAGCCCGTCCCGATCGCATCCATATCGCTCACCCCGGCCACCGGCGCGCTCATCCTCGGGCAGTCGCTGCAGCTCGTCGCCACCCCGCGCGACGCCGCCGGAAACGCGCTCAACGGGCGCTCGATCACCTGGAGCTCCAACGCCCCCACCGTCGCGTCGGTCTCGTCGACCGGGCTGGTGACGGCGCTCGCGACCGGAGCAGCGACCATTACCGCGGCCAGTGAGGGCCGGAGCGCCACGTCGCGTCTTACCGTCTCGCTCGTCCCCGTCGACACCGTGAGCGTCACCCCGCGCACGACGACGCTCGCCGCCGGACAGGTCCAGCAGCTCACCGCCCGCGTGGTCGACAGCGCGGGCAACGTCCTGTCGGGACGCGCCATCACCTGGGACACCGACCAGCCGACGATCGCCACCGTGTCCAACAGCGGGCTGGTCACCGCCCTCACCAACGGGCGGGCGACCATCAGCGCCAGCACGGGGGGCAAGTCGGGGACGGCGACCATCACCGTGACGCCGGTCCCGGTGGCGTCGCTGAGCATCACGCCGGGCTCGGGCACGCTCCTCGTGGGCGGCACGTTGCAGCTCTCGGCCAGTGCGCGCGACGCCTCGAACAACGTGCTCCCTGGGCGCGTCATTACCTGGATCTCCGGCGCCCCGTCCGTCGCGACCGTCACCCAGGCGGGGCTGGTCACCGCCGTCGGCACCGGGTCGGCGCTGATCTTCGCCGCCTCCGAGGGGGTCTCGACCAGCGTCTCGATCACCGTCAGCAGCGTGGGCGTGGCCAGCGTGCGCATCTCGCCGCCGAGCGGGAGTATCGCGCAGGCCCGGACGCTGCAGCTGTCGGCGACGCCGGTCGACGCGCAGGGGAACACGATCACGGGGCGCACCGTCTCGTGGAACTCGTCGGCCCCCGCGGTGGCGTCGGTCTCGTCGTCGGGGCTCGTGAGCGGCATTGCCCCCGGGACGGCCAACGTCACGGCCACGGTCGACGGCGTGGTGGGCACGGCCCCGATCACCGTGACGCCGACCCCGGTCGCCACGGCGACGATCATTCCCGGGGCGCCGACCGTCACCGTCGGCTCCACGCTCACGCTCACCCTCCTGCTCGCCGATTCCAGCGGTGCCCCGCTCTCGCTCACCGGGCGCAACATCGGCTGGGCGGTCTCCAACCAGGCGATCGCCTCGGTCAGCACCAGTGGCACCGTCACCGCCCTCGCCCCGGGCACCGTCACCGTGCAGGCGACGGTGGAAGGGGTGATCGCGCAGTCGTTCGTGACCGTCACCAACATCCCGGTCGCCAGCGTGACGCTGACGCCGAGCACCGCGGCGTTGCAGCTGGGGCAGAAGCAGGCGGTGACGGCGGTGGCGCGGGACGCCAGCAACAACATCCTCATCGGCCGGCCGGTCACGTGGAGTTCGAGCGCGGTGACAGTCGCGACGGTTGGCACCTCGGTCACCGCGGATACCAATACGATCACGACCGTCGGGACGGGGACGGCGACCATTCGCGCGACCATCGGCGGCGTGACGGGGGTCTCGACGGTCTCGGTGACGGCGGTGCCGATTGCGAGCATCTCGGTGTCGCCGACGCCGGTGAGTGTCGAGGAGCTCAAGACCTTGCAGCTCACGGCGACCGCGCGCGATGCCGCCAACAACATCCTCACGGGGCGCACGCTCGTCTGGTCCTCGAGCAACAACGCGATCGCGTCGGTAAGTCAGACCGGGCTGGTGACCGCCAACGTCCCAGGCACGGTCACCATCAGCGCCTCGGCCCCGGGTCAGGGAGTCAACGGAACCAACCCCACACCGGGTACGTCGGCGGTGACCGTCACCTTCGCGCCGGTGGCGACCGCGACGATCCTCCCGAACAACCCGCTCGTGACGGTCGGACTCACGACACAGCCGAGCGTCACGCTGAACTCCTCGGGCGGGCAGGTGCTGTCGGCGACCGGTCGAACCGTCTCCTGGTCACTGGTGACCTCCCCCGCCAACGCCGCCACGATCAACGCGACCACCGGGCTCGTCACGGGCGTTGCCGCAGGGACAGGCACCATCACGGTGAGCGCGTCCTCGCCGGGACAGGGCACTCCCGTCACCGCCACCGCCGCACTCACGATCACCGCCGTGCAGGTGGCCCGAGTGGCCTTCACCCCGCTCCCCGGAACGCTGCACATCGGGTCGGCGTACGCCCGCACCGTCACGGCGACGGCGTTTGATGCCTCGAACAATCCGCTCCCGGGCCGCCTCATCGCGTGGTCATCGGAGAACTCCGGCATCTCCGTCTCCGCCTCCAGCTCGACCAACGGGCAGGTCACGATCACCGGCAACGGCTCGCCCGCGACGGTGAAGGTCTACGCCCAGGCGCAGGGCGGAAGCGGCACGGTCACCGACTCCATCGCCGTCCCCACCGACTTCGTCGCCGTCGGTAGCGCCTCCACCGTCACCCTCCCCGGCGCACAGGCCGATTCGGTCATCCCGGGGGGAGCCAACGCCCGCAGCTACACCGCCACCCCGCGTGACTCCGCCGGCAACGTCATCAGCGGGGCCGCGTTAGGCGGTCGCACCCCCGTGTGGTCGCTCACCGGCGGCGCCACCTTCGCCTCGATCACTCCGTCAGGTGCAACCGCCACCGTCACCCCCAATGCGCCGGGGACGGTGACCGTGCAGGCCGACTGGACCACCACCCAGCCGTCGGCCACGCTCAAGATCCTGCAGCCCGTCAGCAGTATCCTGCTCACGGTCGCCCCCGACTCGTTCTTCATCGGCGGCACCGCCGCGCTCGTGGCCACCGCACGCGACGCGAGCAACTCGACCATCGCCGGCCGTACCGTCGCCATCCTGTCGCTCACGCCGAGCGTCGTGACGGTGGGGACCAACATCGGCACCGGGTCGATCTCCACGACCGTGACCGGCGTCTCGGCCCCCGGCGGGCGCGCCCAGGCCACGATCACGGCGAGCGCGCCGTTCGACGGCATCTCCAACAGCACCACCGTGCGCGTCCTCGCCCCCGTCTCGTCCATCACCGTGGCAACGGGCGGCGTCGACTCCATCTTCGTGAACGGCAACATCCAGGCGACCGCCACGCTACGCGACGCCAGCAACAACGTCCTGACGGGGCGCCCGATCACCTGGAATGCGTTGCCTGCACTCGTCGCCACCGCAGCCCAGACCGGGGTCATCACCGGCGTGGCCGCCGGCACCGCGACCATCCAGGCCGACGCCGAGGGCAGGCAGGGGACCAAGTCGCTCCTCGTGCAGGAGCCGGTCAACAGCATCGCCATCACGACACCGGACTCCTCGGTCTTCGTCGGACAGACACAGCAGGTCGCGGTCGTCCTGCAGGACCGCTTCAATGCCGCGCTCACCGGTCGTCTGGTGACGTACACGTCGTCGCAGACCAGCGTCGCCACCGTCAGCAGCACGGGGCTCGTTACCGCCGTGGCCTCGGGGACGACGAACATCACCGCCACCTCCGAAGGAAAGACGTCGACGGCGATCCCCTTCACCGTGAGCCTCGTCCCCGTGGCGTCGGTGCAGGTCTCGGCCACACAGCCACCTAACGTGCACCCCACGCACACCTTCCCCGCCACCGTGCAGGCCTTCGACGCATCGAACGCCCCGCTCGGACTCGGCCAGCGCACCATCGTCTGGTCGTCGAACAACCCGGCGGTAGCCACTGTCGCGGCGGGGACGGCGGGATCGGCGAGCATCACGGCTGTCAGCGTCGGCACCGCCACCATCACCGCAACGGTCGACGGGATCGGGGCCACGACTCCTATCACGGTCGTCGTGAAGCCGGTCCCCGTGGCAAGCGTGACGCTCGCGCCGACGACGGCCAGCATCCAGGTGGGGAGCAGCGCCTTCCTCTTCACGCCCACACCGCGTGACTCCAACGGCGTGGCGATCACCGGACACACCTACACGTTCTCCTGGTCGAGCGGCAACGTGGCGAAGGCCACGGTGAACCCGACAAACGGCACCGTCGCGGGCGTCGACTCCACCGCCGCCACTCCGGTCCAGATTACGGCAACCGCGACCAGCCAGGGGACGGCGGGCAATCCCAACCCCTCGGGGTCGTCCGCCCTCACCGTGACCCTCATCCCCATCGGGAGCGTCGTCATCTCGCCATCGAGCGAGACCGTCACCGCCGGGACGTCGAAGTCGCTCATGCTCGAGGTGCGGTCGGCGGCCGTCGGAGGGATCGCGCTCGCCGGGCGCCGTTGCACGATTGCATCTGACGACATCAACAAGCTCACCGCCGTCCCCGCCACGCCCATCGCGGGGTCGCCGCAGGACGGCCTCACCGATTCGTCAGGCCAGCTGGTCATCACGATCACGGGAGTCGCGCCGTCGGGTTCGGCGGATCCCACGGTGACGGCATCGTGCGAAGGCGTGCAATCCAACAAGGCCTCGGTGGTGGTGCAATGA
- a CDS encoding serine/threonine protein kinase, which produces MTDAAVQNGGGVGGGGWPHELDTEYDCLGELGRGGMAVVYRARERSLGRDVAIKVVRPRFHTDSESVARLAREARTVAQLEHPNIVSLHAVKQLNNGLALVMQLVPGRTLKAALAGSPMSPNEAELVLRDIARALAYAHRCGVVHRDVKPENIFLDEITGRALLSDFGVARSIEENTELTATGTAIGTPTYMSPEQIDGGHLDGRSDLYSLGMVGWEMLSGQRPWAGESLYSVIYRQKHDPLPPLDFIRTDVPPKMQYLIEGLMHKNPDRRWASAARFLTLLSGDDNVPGLKDWIAAAKKRRRSGAYRPVTPSRAPSISPPANPALSTVKFRREDVAAAGGVPSPDELQAIQIADTDATQRLSRSPAWGAAAVHPPDEAAPVAPSRRLWYVVGAVVLAAVGAVAYVQQQKSAALATRIDSARFADAAQVVVPVVPPTDSAMIVGALPFDSVAAAAAGTDSAALSLRPGGNVDSLRALAASELAGRSTASPIPPATRPGGTPAVLPPGATPPLPGTPPSSTAAVSRAALAAARDSAARAAALTATAVSFPADRGAIAAGGRHSCMLDDAGKARAAGATTSAANSATAASMRTPNRSPSSATSPWPPSRPASGTPAASRAMARPTAGGATTPASSVTAPPRPAPPPFGSVAVRRSG; this is translated from the coding sequence ATGACAGACGCGGCGGTGCAGAACGGGGGTGGGGTCGGGGGCGGCGGCTGGCCGCACGAGCTGGACACGGAGTACGACTGCCTCGGTGAGCTCGGGCGCGGCGGCATGGCCGTCGTGTATCGCGCCCGCGAGCGCTCGCTCGGGCGCGACGTCGCCATCAAGGTCGTTCGCCCACGGTTCCACACCGATAGCGAATCGGTGGCGCGCCTCGCGCGCGAAGCGCGCACGGTCGCGCAGCTCGAGCACCCCAACATCGTCTCGCTGCACGCGGTCAAGCAGCTCAACAACGGGCTCGCGCTGGTCATGCAGCTCGTCCCGGGGCGCACCCTCAAGGCCGCGCTCGCCGGAAGCCCGATGTCGCCCAACGAGGCGGAGCTGGTCCTGCGCGACATCGCGCGGGCCCTCGCCTACGCCCATCGCTGCGGCGTCGTGCATCGCGATGTGAAGCCGGAGAACATCTTCCTCGACGAGATCACCGGGCGCGCCCTCCTGTCGGACTTCGGCGTCGCGCGCTCGATCGAAGAGAACACCGAGCTCACCGCCACCGGGACGGCGATCGGGACCCCGACGTACATGTCCCCCGAACAGATCGACGGCGGCCACCTGGACGGGCGCTCCGACCTCTATTCGTTAGGGATGGTGGGGTGGGAGATGCTCTCGGGACAGCGCCCCTGGGCCGGCGAGAGCCTCTATTCGGTCATCTACCGGCAGAAGCACGACCCGCTCCCGCCGCTGGACTTCATTCGCACCGACGTCCCGCCCAAGATGCAGTACCTGATCGAGGGGTTGATGCACAAGAACCCCGACCGGCGCTGGGCGAGCGCGGCGCGCTTCCTCACCCTGCTCAGCGGCGACGACAACGTCCCCGGGCTCAAGGACTGGATCGCCGCCGCCAAGAAGCGCCGGCGCTCCGGGGCCTATCGCCCGGTCACCCCGTCGCGTGCGCCGAGCATCTCGCCGCCGGCCAACCCTGCCCTCTCGACCGTCAAGTTCCGTCGCGAGGATGTGGCGGCGGCGGGGGGCGTGCCCTCGCCCGACGAGCTGCAGGCGATCCAGATCGCCGACACCGACGCCACCCAGCGCCTGAGCCGCAGCCCGGCGTGGGGGGCGGCGGCCGTCCATCCTCCCGATGAAGCGGCGCCGGTCGCGCCGTCGCGCCGCCTCTGGTACGTCGTCGGCGCGGTGGTGCTGGCCGCCGTCGGGGCGGTCGCGTACGTCCAGCAGCAGAAGAGCGCCGCACTCGCCACGCGCATCGACTCGGCGCGGTTCGCCGACGCAGCGCAGGTCGTCGTCCCCGTCGTCCCGCCGACCGACTCGGCGATGATCGTCGGGGCCCTTCCGTTCGACTCGGTAGCGGCGGCGGCCGCCGGGACCGATTCCGCGGCGCTCTCCCTGCGCCCCGGCGGCAACGTCGACTCGTTGCGCGCGCTGGCGGCCTCCGAACTCGCCGGTCGCTCGACCGCGAGCCCGATCCCGCCCGCCACGCGCCCCGGGGGCACGCCGGCGGTGCTGCCGCCAGGGGCAACGCCCCCGCTGCCGGGCACTCCGCCCAGCAGCACCGCCGCCGTCTCCCGCGCCGCCCTGGCCGCCGCGCGCGACTCCGCGGCCCGTGCGGCCGCCCTCACCGCCACCGCCGTCAGCTTCCCCGCCGATCGCGGCGCAATTGCGGCTGGCGGACGCCACTCCTGCATGCTCGACGACGCCGGCAAGGCGCGCGCTGCTGGGGCAACAACGAGCGCGGCCAACTCGGCGACGGCAGCTTCGATGCGCACGCCGAACCGGTCCCCGTCGTCGGCGACTTCGCCCTGGCCTCCCTCTCGGCCGGCGTCTGGCACTCCTGCGGCGTCTCGCGCGATGGCGAGGCCTACTGCTGGGGGAGCAACGACGCCGGCCAGCTCGGTGACGGCACCACCTCGCCCCGCTCCGCCCCCGTTCGGGTCAGTGGCAGTGCGTCGTTCCGGTTGA
- a CDS encoding FHA domain-containing protein yields the protein MILASLALACGGIVVWLWLARRKRDVELREHAKPMLIMPTLPPTEEPRLPPVIREVTPMRSSPITALAVAQRLTPDEYHVITDSPEDALVTMTTGETVMTGAVAEMIQGQALRFHRHADASRPLLPGHLQVIEGPDAGLDVRFVRMAGGEPPVVSFGRSEGPPFRHVQLLEPTVSRSHARMSFESDGWSLTNLSRTNPVLVNRVALTDEEPVPLRDGDRIEMGTLVFRFHQR from the coding sequence GTGATCCTGGCTTCGCTGGCCTTGGCCTGCGGCGGCATCGTCGTCTGGCTGTGGCTCGCCAGGCGCAAGCGCGATGTCGAGCTGCGCGAACACGCCAAGCCGATGCTCATCATGCCCACCCTCCCCCCCACCGAGGAGCCGCGTCTCCCCCCGGTGATTCGGGAGGTCACGCCCATGCGTTCGTCGCCCATCACCGCGCTCGCGGTCGCGCAGCGACTCACGCCTGACGAGTATCACGTCATCACCGATTCGCCCGAGGATGCCCTCGTCACGATGACGACCGGCGAGACGGTGATGACCGGCGCGGTCGCGGAGATGATCCAGGGGCAGGCGCTGCGCTTCCATCGCCACGCCGATGCGTCGCGTCCGCTCCTCCCGGGGCACCTGCAGGTGATCGAAGGCCCCGATGCCGGGCTCGACGTGCGTTTCGTCCGCATGGCCGGGGGCGAGCCTCCCGTCGTGAGCTTCGGCCGGAGCGAGGGGCCACCGTTCCGCCACGTCCAGCTCCTCGAGCCCACGGTGAGCCGGTCCCACGCCCGCATGAGCTTCGAATCCGACGGCTGGTCGCTCACCAACCTGTCGCGTACAAATCCCGTCCTCGTGAACCGCGTTGCGCTCACGGATGAGGAACCGGTCCCGCTGCGTGATGGCGACCGGATCGAGATGGGGACACTCGTCTTCCGCTTTCATCAGCGATGA
- a CDS encoding FHA domain-containing protein, translating to MPQPVAPAPPTPSAPAIPVEMRAMELGEVANEDRARVLRMHVAGDRRDAVRDERSAVTLRLERPQDGTLQFLPGRLEIIDGRDVGQEIKFVRTPGPDGTTITFGRAEGAQYRHVQLHEPTVSRMHAKLALDGKSWSLVNLSATNPAIVNGMPLAGEGSTVVLREGDRIEMGEVVFRFRAK from the coding sequence ATGCCGCAGCCTGTTGCGCCCGCGCCGCCAACGCCGAGCGCCCCCGCCATCCCGGTGGAAATGCGCGCCATGGAACTCGGCGAGGTCGCCAACGAGGACCGCGCGCGCGTCCTTCGCATGCACGTGGCCGGGGACCGCCGCGACGCCGTGCGCGACGAACGGTCCGCCGTCACGCTGCGCCTTGAGCGCCCGCAGGACGGGACGCTGCAGTTCCTCCCCGGCCGGCTCGAGATCATCGATGGGCGCGACGTCGGGCAGGAGATCAAGTTCGTCCGCACCCCCGGCCCCGACGGGACCACCATCACCTTCGGACGCGCCGAAGGGGCCCAATATCGCCACGTGCAACTCCACGAGCCCACGGTCTCGCGCATGCACGCCAAGCTCGCCCTCGATGGGAAGAGCTGGTCGCTGGTCAACCTCTCGGCGACCAACCCGGCGATCGTGAACGGGATGCCGCTCGCGGGCGAGGGATCGACGGTCGTCCTGCGCGAAGGCGACCGCATCGAGATGGGCGAGGTCGTGTTCCGCTTTCGCGCCAAGTAG
- a CDS encoding Rieske (2Fe-2S) protein codes for MTDDHCHDRSPCRASCDRAASRRAFLRDLGIAAIGSIAATTMLPSDAWGATVEMLTPLARRQGEVAYPIPKGDGVQFDEATGVILVRWQQHLYAFSSECPHRGATLSYLAAENRIYCRKHKARFAPDGAWQSGRQTSALDRFPLRLDAGQALVRVDAPLEAERDPAGYAAASAGVP; via the coding sequence ATGACCGACGACCACTGCCACGACCGCTCCCCGTGCCGCGCGAGCTGCGATCGCGCCGCCTCACGCCGCGCCTTCCTCCGCGATCTCGGCATCGCCGCGATCGGGTCGATCGCCGCGACCACGATGCTGCCGAGCGACGCCTGGGGCGCGACCGTCGAGATGCTGACGCCGCTGGCGCGCCGACAGGGTGAGGTCGCCTATCCCATTCCCAAGGGCGATGGCGTGCAGTTCGACGAAGCCACCGGGGTGATCCTCGTCCGGTGGCAGCAGCACCTCTACGCCTTCTCCAGCGAGTGCCCGCACCGCGGCGCGACGCTGAGCTACCTGGCCGCCGAGAATCGCATCTATTGCCGCAAGCACAAGGCGCGTTTTGCTCCTGACGGGGCCTGGCAGTCGGGGCGCCAGACGTCGGCGCTCGACCGCTTCCCGCTGCGCCTCGACGCGGGGCAGGCGCTCGTGCGCGTCGACGCTCCGCTGGAGGCCGAGCGTGACCCGGCGGGCTATGCGGCCGCCAGCGCAGGTGTCCCATGA